Proteins from a genomic interval of Candidatus Thermoplasmatota archaeon:
- a CDS encoding GTP-binding protein, with protein sequence MTSSRSGSRKVLLDGISKRRDLREISKEGRIIFEVHFKGKDSIVGMVSDVLESECWILEDDRLTLTVPKNAFSSRDRNVAKAVHTAIYKMKYLLKVARIDYEMRVVSEAPTDMKRDNESVAKLKVGLVGDAAVGKTSLIRKFVLDQFDDAYVRTIGAKVSKKEVFIPLPHNRRMRVDMMIWDILGERSIADLCMESHFKGMQGVLAVCDVTRNETLRGLEGWKSSIFHATGKVPVCIVANKTDLEDQFDLDRKDVAKYSRRIGSPFIFTSAKTGMNVERGFHELAQWILSKKTASIRQSAGVPLVS encoded by the coding sequence GGGAGATAAGCAAAGAGGGAAGGATCATCTTCGAGGTTCACTTCAAGGGAAAGGATTCCATAGTGGGAATGGTGTCCGACGTCCTGGAATCGGAATGTTGGATTCTCGAGGACGACAGGCTCACCCTTACGGTTCCCAAGAACGCCTTCTCCTCTCGTGACAGGAACGTCGCAAAGGCGGTTCACACGGCCATCTACAAGATGAAGTACCTCTTGAAGGTGGCTCGCATAGACTACGAGATGAGGGTGGTCTCCGAGGCTCCGACCGATATGAAGAGAGACAACGAGAGCGTGGCGAAGCTCAAGGTCGGACTCGTCGGAGACGCCGCGGTAGGCAAGACCAGTCTGATCAGGAAATTCGTCCTGGATCAATTCGACGACGCCTACGTCAGGACGATAGGCGCGAAGGTCTCCAAGAAGGAGGTCTTCATTCCCCTCCCGCACAACAGGCGGATGAGGGTGGACATGATGATATGGGACATCCTGGGAGAGAGGAGCATCGCGGACCTTTGCATGGAGTCCCATTTCAAGGGGATGCAGGGCGTCCTCGCCGTCTGCGATGTCACGCGAAACGAGACTCTGAGAGGCCTGGAGGGCTGGAAGTCTTCCATCTTCCATGCGACGGGAAAGGTGCCTGTGTGCATCGTTGCCAACAAGACGGACCTGGAGGATCAGTTCGATCTTGACAGGAAGGATGTGGCGAAGTATTCGCGAAGGATCGGCTCTCCGTTCATCTTCACTAGCGCCAAAACCGGAATGAACGTGGAGAGGGGATTCCATGAACTGGCGCAATGGATACTGTCCAAGAAGACAGCCTCCATCAGACAGTCTGCGGGTGTTCCCCTAGTTTCGTAG